From a single Chitinophaga sp. Cy-1792 genomic region:
- a CDS encoding S9 family peptidase, with protein sequence MRHSLIKHVLLAAGLLTAGSTYAQQKGKNYVRPLPIVQQWTDNNHFMLIRFNEQQKTYYVKVDAATGKELIDSSYKGRRSLPDKKLVVLNNDIYLQQGKKQQQLTHDTLTEATPVFSPDSNYIAFTRANDLYTLELATGKESRLTFDGTASLMNGMASWVYMEEILGRQNEGQAFWWSPDSKSIAYFQTDDSKVPEYTITDVGDGFHGYVEHQRYPQPGDVNPAVKIGVVAINGGHTQWVDFDKNTDQYFGTPLWSPDSKSLLVQWLNRGQDHYQLYAVKAATGSKELLYEERQSTWINLDDEERLQFVNGGRQFIMASDKSGFRHLYLHNADGSLKNVITSGNFVVKTINYIDEKNKVIYFTCNKDGLNRKDLYRVDFSGQHLKRLTFGPYTHDVKFSPDHQYFTTQYSNSSTPDRLALVSNTGKIICQLGDSKGPDFDSAIASKQRTIYVKSEDGKFDLPVHLFFPADYKPGKKYPLMIAIYGGPASSNVQDRFVNPKFLSEDGMIHASFDHRGSEEFGKVGQNYMHRDLAGWALKDWIQCLKWLIANEAVDPDKVCITGYSFGGYMTCYAMTNGADYFKYGIAGGSVTDWRMYDSHYTERYMDTPAENPEGYEKTSVLTHTDKLKGKLLLMHGVKDDNVHVNNTLSLVNKLENEENANYEMMLFPGNRHGVITEKINQYNKVMKQFIAKYLQQ encoded by the coding sequence ATGAGACATTCATTAATAAAACATGTACTGCTGGCGGCTGGTTTGCTGACCGCCGGCAGTACATATGCCCAGCAGAAAGGTAAAAATTACGTACGCCCGTTACCGATAGTGCAGCAATGGACAGATAATAACCATTTTATGCTGATCAGGTTCAATGAGCAGCAAAAGACTTACTACGTGAAAGTGGATGCCGCCACTGGTAAGGAATTGATCGATTCTTCCTATAAAGGAAGAAGAAGTCTGCCTGATAAGAAGCTCGTCGTTCTGAATAATGATATCTATCTGCAACAAGGCAAAAAACAACAACAGCTCACCCATGATACGCTGACGGAAGCTACGCCGGTATTTTCGCCGGATAGCAACTATATTGCTTTCACACGGGCGAATGATTTATATACCCTGGAGCTGGCCACTGGTAAAGAAAGCAGGCTTACCTTCGATGGTACTGCTTCGCTGATGAACGGTATGGCTTCCTGGGTGTATATGGAAGAAATTTTAGGCAGGCAGAACGAAGGACAGGCATTCTGGTGGAGCCCGGACAGTAAGTCTATCGCCTACTTCCAGACAGACGACAGCAAAGTACCTGAATATACAATCACTGATGTGGGGGACGGGTTTCACGGGTATGTGGAGCATCAGCGTTATCCGCAGCCGGGGGATGTTAATCCTGCTGTGAAAATAGGTGTTGTTGCTATCAATGGTGGCCATACCCAATGGGTTGATTTTGATAAGAATACAGACCAGTATTTTGGTACGCCGCTCTGGAGCCCGGATAGCAAGTCGTTGCTGGTACAGTGGCTCAACAGGGGCCAGGATCATTATCAGCTCTATGCGGTGAAAGCTGCTACCGGTAGCAAGGAACTGTTGTATGAAGAAAGGCAGTCTACCTGGATCAACCTGGATGATGAAGAGCGCCTGCAATTTGTAAACGGTGGCCGGCAGTTTATTATGGCTTCCGATAAATCCGGATTCAGGCATTTGTATTTGCATAATGCGGATGGATCCTTGAAGAATGTGATCACCAGTGGTAATTTCGTCGTAAAAACAATTAATTACATCGATGAAAAAAATAAAGTAATTTATTTTACCTGCAATAAAGATGGACTGAACCGAAAAGACTTGTATCGCGTGGATTTCAGCGGGCAGCACCTGAAGCGGCTGACATTCGGACCGTACACACATGATGTGAAATTTTCTCCGGACCATCAGTATTTTACTACACAATACAGTAATTCAAGTACACCGGACAGGCTCGCACTGGTAAGTAATACCGGTAAAATTATCTGTCAGCTGGGAGATAGTAAAGGTCCTGATTTTGATAGTGCGATTGCCAGTAAGCAGCGTACGATTTATGTGAAGAGTGAAGATGGGAAGTTTGACCTGCCGGTACATCTGTTTTTCCCTGCCGACTATAAGCCAGGAAAGAAATACCCGTTGATGATCGCTATTTATGGTGGGCCGGCGTCTTCCAATGTCCAGGATCGGTTTGTAAATCCAAAATTTTTGTCTGAGGATGGAATGATACACGCGAGCTTTGATCACCGTGGAAGTGAAGAATTTGGCAAGGTGGGGCAGAACTACATGCACCGGGATCTGGCAGGATGGGCGCTGAAAGACTGGATCCAATGCCTGAAATGGCTGATAGCAAATGAAGCGGTAGATCCGGATAAGGTTTGTATCACCGGTTATAGCTTTGGTGGTTATATGACTTGTTATGCAATGACCAATGGCGCAGATTACTTTAAGTATGGCATTGCTGGCGGAAGCGTGACCGACTGGCGTATGTACGACAGTCATTATACCGAACGGTATATGGATACACCGGCGGAAAATCCGGAAGGGTATGAGAAAACGTCTGTACTAACGCATACGGATAAACTAAAAGGAAAGCTGCTGCTGATGCATGGTGTGAAAGACGATAATGTGCATGTAAATAATACGTTGTCGCTGGTAAATAAGCTGGAAAATGAGGAGAATGCCAATTACGAAATGATGTTATTTCCAGGCAACAGGCATGGTGTAATTACAGAAAAAATTAATCAATATAATAAGGTGATGAAGCAATTTATCGCAAAATATTTGCAGCAGTAA
- a CDS encoding TonB-dependent receptor — protein MQKISLKFWLLLLCSILTLGAYAQSERNRKQTPVTYALDQITKRYKTQFVFEPALLKGRQTDIVIDDNTKLPLEELMKRVLYPADLLFVYVSDNNYMIIRRPAGAARTPALPSAQPNMDGQPEDAKIVSVCEIRGVVYDSVSREMLPGVTIRVMPGGAGALTDNNGQFSFRLHENVTNASLQVSFVGYSARVVKVTGTYMGVYLNRNTRTLDEVKVVEVGYGTKRKEAITNAVSTVDNKTITQMPTHMLSNALIGTVPGLFGKQSGGSPGRDVSWLLVRGSSLSNAALVVIDGIPLNDPGNSGGFAGQANINDLDPADIETVTVLKDAAATAIYGSRGGNGVILVTTKRGKKGQTVFNFNASSSWSQPTQQPKFVDSYQQALLENESSLNSGKGSIYSDATLDTIKRGLNPDKYANTDWARAVLLNWARSQSYNLNMSGGNEMMKYYVAGGYNNQGSLVSNDGFKRYTLISNLDARVNKNLTMGVDIRYINEQLNDPIAAGTNTILANVYQASPLQPVYFSNGLPAANYTGSIMNPAVQATSSGYYRKTANYFNGKLRMDYSLPFIKGLSARAMASFDRNNYGDKTFTRQYKLYRQNASGQYVPVSGVDSKGADLKPSLSESVYRANFTNMEFGLNYDRNIGLHHFSGMLLYTTNESSSTMLSASRINIFSPGVDQLFAGDAANSTNNGTATEFGRVGYVGRASYSYNGKYYIDASFRSEASVNYPEGHRWGTFPSVSASWRISEERFLKDNASWLDELKLRASYGMAGDETGSGYNAYLYSYSVGQNTGSSSGTGKYGYIFGGNYVPSVYPGLNAPNTNITWGTIKSANFGFNASVLKGLLSAEFDVYRKNNTNVLISVADNVPGTYGAYTPSVNRGNNHTSGFELSLTHTNRISKDFTYYVRANISHTKTIVDYSGEQRGLPSWDGNQRNGWGVNINRVYHALGLFQTQEEIDNWAVQDGRKNSTLHPGDIKFADLNGDGIIDQQDVIVKDNVGIPLLNYGFSFGASWKSLSLDLTFQGIGDYTNVYGYKTWVNYDTRQVDRWTPENTSASWPRLGIQASNSRLSDFYGLNGNYLRLRNVKLSYALTPVWLNRAGFKNVVFNLQGGSLLVFSKVKYTDPENETTTPYGPQKTLSAGVNVSF, from the coding sequence TGTGTTTGAGCCGGCGTTATTAAAAGGCCGACAGACGGACATTGTAATAGATGATAATACAAAACTTCCGTTGGAAGAACTGATGAAGCGGGTATTATATCCTGCGGACCTGTTGTTTGTATATGTAAGCGATAATAATTATATGATCATCAGGCGCCCGGCAGGAGCCGCCAGGACACCCGCATTGCCGTCGGCCCAACCCAATATGGATGGGCAGCCGGAAGATGCAAAAATCGTATCCGTCTGTGAGATCAGAGGTGTGGTATATGATTCTGTAAGCAGGGAAATGTTGCCGGGCGTCACTATAAGAGTGATGCCGGGTGGTGCAGGTGCATTGACGGATAATAACGGCCAGTTTTCCTTCAGGCTACATGAAAATGTAACCAATGCTTCCCTGCAGGTAAGCTTTGTAGGTTACAGCGCCAGGGTGGTAAAAGTAACCGGAACGTATATGGGCGTATACCTCAACCGGAATACCAGGACCCTTGATGAGGTGAAAGTGGTGGAAGTAGGGTATGGCACCAAGCGTAAAGAAGCTATTACCAATGCGGTAAGCACCGTAGATAACAAAACTATCACGCAGATGCCTACACATATGTTGAGCAATGCATTGATAGGCACTGTTCCTGGCTTGTTTGGTAAACAATCCGGTGGTTCTCCCGGACGAGATGTTTCCTGGCTGCTGGTGCGTGGTTCCTCCTTATCGAATGCTGCGCTTGTTGTAATAGATGGTATACCACTCAATGATCCCGGCAATTCCGGCGGATTTGCAGGACAGGCTAATATCAATGACCTGGACCCCGCTGATATTGAAACGGTAACGGTACTTAAAGACGCCGCAGCTACTGCTATTTATGGATCCAGAGGTGGTAATGGTGTGATTCTCGTTACTACCAAAAGAGGAAAAAAAGGGCAGACCGTCTTTAATTTCAATGCCAGTTCTTCCTGGTCGCAGCCAACACAGCAACCTAAGTTTGTGGATAGCTATCAACAGGCGTTGCTGGAAAACGAGTCTTCCCTTAACTCAGGAAAAGGAAGCATTTATTCTGATGCTACACTTGATACGATTAAACGCGGACTGAACCCCGACAAATATGCCAATACCGACTGGGCCAGGGCGGTATTGCTGAATTGGGCCAGGAGTCAGAGTTACAACCTGAATATGTCCGGTGGTAATGAAATGATGAAATATTATGTGGCCGGTGGTTATAACAACCAGGGCTCACTGGTATCCAATGATGGGTTCAAACGCTATACGCTTATCTCCAACCTTGATGCCAGAGTGAATAAAAACCTGACAATGGGAGTGGACATCCGCTATATTAACGAGCAACTGAATGATCCTATTGCTGCAGGTACCAATACCATTCTGGCCAATGTATACCAGGCCTCTCCGTTACAGCCGGTATATTTCAGCAATGGCCTGCCGGCAGCGAATTATACCGGTAGTATTATGAACCCGGCAGTACAGGCTACCTCTTCGGGCTATTACCGCAAAACAGCCAATTACTTCAACGGGAAACTGCGTATGGACTACTCCCTGCCATTTATTAAAGGGCTTAGTGCACGTGCGATGGCTTCTTTCGACAGAAATAACTACGGAGACAAAACATTTACCAGGCAATATAAATTATACCGCCAGAATGCAAGTGGACAGTATGTGCCTGTGTCAGGGGTAGACAGCAAGGGTGCAGACCTGAAGCCGAGTCTTAGTGAGAGTGTTTACAGGGCGAATTTTACCAATATGGAATTTGGTCTTAACTATGACCGAAACATAGGATTGCACCACTTTTCGGGTATGTTGTTGTATACTACCAATGAGTCGTCTTCCACTATGCTGAGTGCGTCAAGGATCAATATTTTTTCTCCCGGGGTAGATCAGCTGTTTGCAGGAGACGCTGCAAATTCTACCAACAACGGTACTGCTACTGAGTTTGGCAGGGTAGGTTATGTAGGTCGTGCGAGTTATTCATACAATGGCAAATATTATATTGATGCGAGTTTCCGTTCAGAGGCATCTGTAAACTATCCTGAAGGGCACCGCTGGGGCACATTCCCCTCTGTTTCCGCCAGCTGGCGTATATCTGAAGAGCGCTTCCTCAAAGACAATGCTTCCTGGCTGGATGAGCTGAAGCTGCGTGCTTCCTATGGTATGGCCGGTGATGAAACGGGTTCCGGGTATAACGCTTACCTGTACTCGTACAGCGTTGGTCAGAATACAGGTTCCAGTTCCGGTACAGGTAAATATGGATATATATTCGGAGGCAATTATGTGCCATCTGTTTATCCTGGATTGAATGCGCCAAATACCAACATTACCTGGGGTACTATCAAGTCTGCCAACTTCGGGTTTAATGCCAGTGTGCTGAAAGGCTTGCTCAGTGCTGAATTTGATGTATACAGGAAAAATAACACCAATGTACTGATCTCTGTTGCTGACAATGTACCTGGTACCTATGGCGCCTATACCCCAAGTGTCAACAGGGGTAATAACCATACCAGTGGTTTTGAACTAAGTCTGACCCATACAAACCGTATCAGCAAAGATTTTACTTATTATGTACGGGCAAATATCTCCCATACAAAAACAATTGTTGACTACTCTGGTGAACAGCGTGGCTTGCCTTCCTGGGATGGAAACCAGAGAAATGGCTGGGGGGTAAATATCAACCGTGTATACCATGCCTTAGGTCTATTCCAGACACAGGAAGAAATTGATAACTGGGCAGTACAGGACGGCAGAAAAAATTCTACCCTGCACCCCGGTGATATAAAATTTGCAGACCTGAACGGAGATGGAATTATTGATCAGCAGGATGTTATTGTGAAAGATAATGTGGGTATACCCTTGCTGAACTATGGATTCTCCTTCGGCGCTTCCTGGAAATCTTTGAGCTTAGACCTTACTTTCCAGGGTATCGGTGATTATACAAATGTGTATGGTTATAAAACCTGGGTGAATTATGATACCAGGCAGGTGGACCGCTGGACACCTGAAAATACCAGTGCCAGCTGGCCAAGACTGGGTATACAGGCCAGCAACAGCCGTCTTTCTGATTTCTATGGATTAAACGGGAATTATCTCCGTTTACGTAATGTTAAACTGTCTTATGCCTTAACGCCGGTTTGGTTGAATAGAGCCGGATTTAAGAATGTTGTATTTAATCTTCAGGGTGGTAGCCTGCTGGTCTTCTCCAAAGTGAAATATACTGACCCGGAAAATGAGACTACCACTCCTTACGGGCCTCAGAAAACACTCAGTGCAGGCGTAAACGTTAGTTTCTAA
- a CDS encoding MBL fold metallo-hydrolase produces MKIIPLDQGIYSVDKQKVFTLYETGNEAQAQQIRYAVRPFLVVHNQELILLDTGLGAESAAGHDLLSLLAQQGVPPSQITKILLSHLHKDHLNGVGWLDNGHLYTHFPNAAIYLQQRELEYALTQQQSYAYNRAMLEQVSALPGLVLMNDDEGSILPGITFKVVGGHSPFHQVFWLTAATDIYFYGADDLPQANYLHPHVAYKSDYDGKKAMELRTVWEKEGKEQHWQCLLYHDMYAPILQLKEGN; encoded by the coding sequence ATGAAAATAATACCCTTAGATCAAGGCATTTACAGTGTAGACAAGCAGAAGGTATTTACATTATATGAGACAGGGAACGAGGCGCAGGCGCAGCAAATCAGGTATGCTGTCCGTCCTTTCCTGGTAGTGCATAACCAGGAGCTGATTTTACTGGATACGGGGCTGGGAGCCGAATCGGCAGCGGGTCATGATCTCCTTTCTTTGCTGGCGCAGCAGGGCGTTCCCCCTTCACAGATAACTAAAATACTATTATCTCATCTGCATAAAGACCATTTAAACGGCGTAGGCTGGTTAGATAACGGTCACCTATATACGCATTTCCCGAATGCTGCGATATACCTGCAGCAGCGGGAGCTGGAATATGCGCTGACACAGCAACAGAGCTATGCCTACAACAGGGCCATGCTGGAGCAGGTATCTGCCTTACCTGGCCTGGTATTGATGAATGATGATGAAGGCTCCATCTTACCTGGAATAACCTTTAAAGTGGTTGGCGGGCATAGTCCGTTTCACCAGGTGTTCTGGTTAACTGCTGCTACTGACATTTATTTTTATGGGGCAGATGATTTACCGCAGGCCAATTACCTGCACCCGCATGTTGCCTATAAAAGCGATTATGACGGGAAAAAGGCCATGGAACTGCGTACAGTATGGGAGAAAGAAGGGAAAGAGCAGCATTGGCAATGTTTGCTTTATCATGACATGTACGCACCTATATTGCAATTGAAGGAAGGTAATTAG
- a CDS encoding RagB/SusD family nutrient uptake outer membrane protein, whose product MRRNIILGWVAGCMVCLASCTKSILDKRPKDKINELIVWSDMGLVGNYVNYFYSTLQSGYSRTYLLSAATDDGMNGLANDYTIRPLTLDASWNATSSPFNEYYTSLYQQVRKANDFLGHIDDVAGDSLLRKQYKAEVRFFRAYYYTELLNYFGDDPIKAAGAAAPSGLVDGYEDAPGVVIVEKAQVYGKDSLNIPRSTRRQTVDYIIGELDAVTSVLGALPASQTSPAGRLNKGVAMALKSRVLLYAGRFQEAAAAAKAVMDLGKYSLYPDYKTLFTVKNNQECILSVQHNNIAKERAHSYDKNMAIGSMSGLSNSNPTQNLVDDYEMTDGKLPAVSALYNAETPFANRDARFYASVAYDGSIYRGTELRTYVNGFDQVNSGSFKSQTTYLVRKAINETFNFLGDATYGSDQNWQYLRYAEILLNYAEAQNEATGPDATVYDAVNAVRRRAKQPDLPSGLSQDEMRQRIRHERRIEFVFEDQRFWDLRRWHIADQAKYKNIYGANITLAGNTKVYGAPVLLETRFFDLKHYCFPIPYTELMSNSNMVQNTNWK is encoded by the coding sequence ATGAGAAGAAATATAATACTCGGATGGGTTGCAGGCTGCATGGTGTGCCTGGCATCCTGCACTAAAAGTATACTGGACAAAAGGCCGAAGGACAAGATAAATGAGCTGATTGTATGGAGTGATATGGGTTTGGTGGGAAACTATGTAAATTATTTTTACTCGACACTACAGAGTGGGTACAGCAGAACTTACCTGTTGTCTGCCGCTACAGATGACGGTATGAACGGCCTGGCCAATGATTATACCATCAGGCCACTTACACTGGATGCCAGCTGGAATGCGACCAGTTCTCCCTTTAACGAATACTATACCTCTCTATACCAGCAGGTGCGTAAGGCAAATGATTTCCTGGGGCATATAGATGACGTCGCAGGAGATTCGCTGTTAAGAAAGCAATATAAGGCAGAAGTACGGTTCTTCAGGGCTTACTACTACACAGAGTTGCTGAACTACTTTGGCGATGACCCGATCAAAGCTGCTGGTGCAGCTGCACCTTCCGGTTTGGTAGATGGTTATGAAGATGCACCGGGTGTTGTGATAGTAGAGAAGGCGCAGGTATATGGAAAGGACAGTCTGAATATACCACGTAGCACACGCAGGCAGACGGTGGACTATATCATTGGCGAACTGGATGCAGTGACTTCAGTACTTGGCGCTTTGCCTGCCAGCCAGACCAGTCCTGCCGGCCGCCTCAATAAAGGAGTTGCTATGGCTCTGAAATCACGGGTACTACTGTACGCAGGTCGTTTCCAGGAGGCGGCAGCTGCCGCAAAAGCGGTCATGGACCTCGGAAAATATAGCCTGTATCCGGATTATAAAACGCTTTTTACCGTAAAGAATAACCAGGAATGTATTCTTTCTGTGCAGCATAATAATATTGCCAAAGAAAGGGCGCATAGCTACGACAAGAATATGGCCATTGGTTCTATGAGTGGTTTATCTAATAGTAATCCCACCCAGAACCTGGTAGATGATTATGAAATGACCGATGGTAAGTTACCTGCTGTATCCGCATTATATAATGCTGAAACTCCTTTCGCCAACAGGGATGCACGCTTTTATGCCTCGGTAGCTTATGATGGATCTATCTACAGGGGAACAGAATTACGTACTTATGTAAATGGATTCGATCAGGTTAATTCCGGTTCTTTCAAGTCACAAACTACTTACCTGGTAAGAAAGGCAATTAACGAGACATTCAATTTCCTGGGCGATGCTACCTATGGCAGTGATCAGAACTGGCAATACCTCCGTTATGCAGAAATACTGCTGAATTATGCAGAGGCGCAGAATGAGGCCACTGGACCGGATGCTACCGTATATGATGCCGTGAATGCTGTCCGTAGACGTGCGAAACAACCTGATCTCCCTTCCGGATTGTCGCAGGATGAAATGCGTCAGCGTATCCGTCATGAGAGAAGAATAGAGTTTGTTTTTGAAGACCAGCGGTTCTGGGACCTGCGTCGCTGGCATATCGCAGATCAGGCAAAATATAAAAATATCTATGGGGCAAATATTACACTTGCTGGAAATACCAAAGTATATGGTGCACCGGTATTACTGGAAACCCGCTTCTTTGATCTGAAACATTATTGCTTCCCGATTCCGTATACAGAATTGATGTCCAATTCCAACATGGTTCAAAATACCAACTGGAAATAA
- a CDS encoding low specificity L-threonine aldolase → MYSFRNDYSEGAHPNILQRLVETNLVQQSGYGEDEYSVAAKEMLKQKLGNPAAAVFFISGGTQSNLIVISSLLKVHEAVISAKTGHIFSHETGAIEATGHRVITVDTKEGKLQAADLKDVLAAYSMRPHVVKPRMVYISNSTEIGTIYSKAELTELRDFCLANNLLLYMDGARMGHALTADSNDLTLTDIGQLTDVCYIGGTKNGALIGEAVVFNNPQLGADFDYVLKQKGALLAKGRLLGIQFLELFKDDLYFTLARKANMLAMKIAKAVQEQGYTFLTPATSNQLFPILPKTLISELSKEYQFYEWEAIDAEHSAVRIITSWATEESVVDAFIAAIRQHK, encoded by the coding sequence ATGTATAGTTTTAGAAATGATTATTCGGAGGGGGCACATCCCAATATCCTGCAGCGATTGGTGGAAACGAACCTGGTACAGCAATCAGGATATGGAGAAGATGAATATTCTGTGGCAGCAAAGGAAATGCTGAAGCAGAAACTCGGGAATCCTGCAGCGGCTGTATTCTTTATATCAGGTGGTACGCAATCCAATCTGATCGTGATTTCATCCCTGTTAAAAGTACATGAAGCAGTGATCAGTGCGAAAACAGGGCATATCTTTTCCCATGAAACCGGCGCCATTGAGGCTACCGGGCATCGGGTAATTACCGTCGATACCAAAGAAGGTAAGTTGCAGGCGGCTGATCTGAAAGATGTTTTGGCTGCGTACAGTATGCGTCCGCATGTGGTGAAGCCACGTATGGTCTATATTTCCAATTCCACCGAAATAGGAACGATCTACAGCAAGGCTGAACTGACGGAACTCCGTGATTTTTGTCTGGCCAACAACCTGTTGTTATACATGGATGGGGCCAGAATGGGGCATGCGCTTACGGCCGACAGCAATGACCTGACGCTTACGGATATCGGGCAGCTGACAGATGTATGTTACATTGGAGGCACGAAAAACGGCGCCCTGATAGGCGAGGCAGTTGTATTCAATAATCCGCAGCTGGGAGCCGACTTTGATTATGTGCTGAAACAAAAAGGCGCATTGCTGGCTAAAGGCAGGTTGCTGGGCATTCAGTTCCTGGAGCTGTTTAAAGATGATCTTTACTTTACACTGGCGAGGAAAGCGAATATGCTGGCCATGAAAATAGCAAAGGCCGTGCAGGAGCAGGGATATACTTTCCTGACACCCGCCACCAGCAACCAGTTATTTCCTATCCTTCCAAAAACGCTGATCAGCGAACTGAGTAAGGAATACCAGTTTTACGAATGGGAGGCGATAGATGCGGAACATTCCGCTGTGAGGATTATTACTTCCTGGGCAACCGAAGAATCCGTGGTGGATGCATTTATTGCCGCCATCAGGCAACATAAATAA
- a CDS encoding EF-hand domain-containing protein: MMKHFFAAGILMMTMVTAKTNAQQPQQQEPQQHQPGDREGFFKKIDKDGDGKLSKAEVEAASKDDKRLEKLNENFATIDTNKDGFIDKDELKAFRKSQPHPHKDGGTK; this comes from the coding sequence ATGATGAAACATTTCTTCGCAGCAGGGATATTGATGATGACAATGGTTACTGCCAAAACAAACGCACAACAACCACAACAACAGGAACCACAGCAACATCAGCCAGGTGACAGAGAAGGCTTCTTTAAGAAAATTGATAAAGATGGTGATGGCAAACTCAGCAAAGCTGAAGTAGAAGCTGCAAGCAAAGACGATAAAAGACTGGAAAAACTGAACGAAAACTTCGCTACAATCGATACCAATAAAGATGGATTCATCGACAAAGATGAGCTGAAAGCATTCAGAAAAAGTCAGCCACATCCTCATAAAGATGGTGGCACCAAATAA